Genomic window (Paenibacillus sp. PK3_47):
TATCATAAACAGCCAAACTCTTATCAATCAGTCTATAAGAAGTGTCGCCTTCCCTATTTTTATGTTTTGAAAATTTATATCCGAAACTCTGCGCAATAAATCCATGTATGAATCCTGATAAGGTTCCTATATAGTGAGGATACAACGAAGTTAATCCTGAAAAGATTTTCACTCGTTCTTTGATAGTATCAGTCGCCTCATTAGTAAATGTAAGCACCGCAATACCACTATTAGTTGAATGCCATTTCCTGATCTCAAATGCAGCTTTCATTCCAACAACCTCGGTTTTGCCACTCCCTGCACAAGCCTCTAAAAAGATGTTTTCCTTGGCAGGTGAGAGAACATACTTTAGTTGCTGCTCTGTTTTTTCCCTCACTTTACTATCAATAAGTGAAATATAGGAATCCACGGCCTCTTTATTCAAACTCAAAGTATGTATTATTTCCTGCTCCATTTCTTCCTTGTTCATGCTACACCACCACTGCATGACCATATTATTGACTTCTTAATATAATCAGGAATATTAATAATTTTGCTTATATTCAAGTAAATATCATTAACGTTTGATTTTGTAGCATCAACTTTATCCAGTTGCTCTCTTATTTGTGACTCCAAATAGTCTGTTAATTTCTGTGCGTAGATCCCTTTTCCGACCTCATCAGTATCAATATGCTTAAAAATAAATTCAGTATCCTCTCTTAGCTCATGTTCATTATCGTACTTATTATTTTTTAAGGATATTGAAGAGCAACGCTGCTTTACTTTCCCCTCAGTAGGCCATATTTCGCCAATTACTTTTGCCATTAAATTCGTGTTTCTATTTATCGCTAAATCGTATTCAAATGTCTTTAACGGAGAAGAAAATAACCGCCCCCATTCACTCTTATTAATATCATCCATTAATTGAAGTGCACTATTCGCTCCAGCAGGAAATTCACTTGGTAAAGGAAATATATCTTGAAGTTTAGTTAAAGGCTCGTCATCTTTATCTGTTTTCAATTCGCCATTTTTATCATACACAAGTACTTCTAGTTTTGGCGGATCATTATCCGTAATTCCTGAACATAAAATTGGTAAATGTATATCACCAGTGCTACCATCACAATTCGAAAAGAATTTCATGAAATGTTTAAAGTTAATTCCATTGATATTTATCGTAGACACGCCAGCTTCCTCTAGAGATGTTGGTAGTAATGTATCAAAATTATCGAGCGCCGTTTTGTTATATTCAGCTAGTACTATCTTTGCTAATGTTGGTATTAGCATAGCCTCGCTAATACCCTCCACAAGAATTATACCTTTTGAAAATAGCAGTGCAGATTTAGTTACATCTAGCCACCTGTTAATATAGTTTTTGCTTTCTCCTAGATCGATTTCTTTTAACGGAATTGCACTAACCCTCTCTTCCTTCTGTGATATATGAATTAAATTATTTATGTCTATAGAAGAAGCAAGTACTGGAGAATGAGTTGTAATAACGACCTGTAGATTTTCCGAGTTTCGGGTTATGTCTTCTAAATACTTTATGAATTTGACTTGAAGCTGAGGATGCAAATGAGCTTCTGGCTCCTCAATTAATAATACAGTCATCATGTTATTGTCTTTTAATAGCTCAAGCTCTGCAAATACGGTAGCTATATATAAAAAGTTATTATATCCTAAGCTATTAACAGCTATATCCCTAAATTTATCGGAGTCATTCTGCTTTATACCAGGAAAAAACACCATTTTTATACTCTCTACAATTTTGTTAAAAGATGTATCCGCAAATTGAAGATTTATACTCTGACCAAGTCTTTGCCCCAAGGTCTCCTCGAGCTTGTTATTAATATTGATTTTTGCTTTTTCAATTTCATTATATTTATTCTCAACATTACTCGTTATTTGAGAATTAAAATCAGTTACGTTCTTCACAAGTGAATCTTTATTATCACCGTATTGTTTTTTTAGTAACTGGGCTAATCTCGATCTCTTTCCATTAACCAATTTCTCCTCTGCGTCACGAAGAGGCGGGAGATAAATAC
Coding sequences:
- a CDS encoding AAA family ATPase gives rise to the protein MHISKFYISGYKNAKDRSEIRLNKGLNVLVGENGSGKTTIVNALRLVLRENEFSYMNIDEDDFYISLDKQYIAPEIRIDLTLESLSPNEQVTFLSWCDADYNAQLHLEINSNPNRKGYYKKEVWGGTSKSSIFEDETFDCIDCIYLPPLRDAEEKLVNGKRSRLAQLLKKQYGDNKDSLVKNVTDFNSQITSNVENKYNEIEKAKININNKLEETLGQRLGQSINLQFADTSFNKIVESIKMVFFPGIKQNDSDKFRDIAVNSLGYNNFLYIATVFAELELLKDNNMMTVLLIEEPEAHLHPQLQVKFIKYLEDITRNSENLQVVITTHSPVLASSIDINNLIHISQKEERVSAIPLKEIDLGESKNYINRWLDVTKSALLFSKGIILVEGISEAMLIPTLAKIVLAEYNKTALDNFDTLLPTSLEEAGVSTININGINFKHFMKFFSNCDGSTGDIHLPILCSGITDNDPPKLEVLVYDKNGELKTDKDDEPLTKLQDIFPLPSEFPAGANSALQLMDDINKSEWGRLFSSPLKTFEYDLAINRNTNLMAKVIGEIWPTEGKVKQRCSSISLKNNKYDNEHELREDTEFIFKHIDTDEVGKGIYAQKLTDYLESQIREQLDKVDATKSNVNDIYLNISKIINIPDYIKKSIIWSCSGGVA